In Oryza brachyantha chromosome 2, ObraRS2, whole genome shotgun sequence, a single window of DNA contains:
- the LOC121053597 gene encoding LOW QUALITY PROTEIN: U-box domain-containing protein 73-like (The sequence of the model RefSeq protein was modified relative to this genomic sequence to represent the inferred CDS: substituted 1 base at 1 genomic stop codon): MADRLRLDMEIREKIKVRREAGRFSVGSSNSNSSTCSSNQAAAADVARNQEPLCPPALRSEEFFHHGWEGTAVDAAMEPEELAERMESRRHLQRGYSGLLGSPSSSPLPLPPRLWSSAPTSPRTTPWSSLHDPPAARAAGTSSSSPRDNGPSRTAAADEARSKQHPAKGPTRSDYVAMMRTALAKFQDDASAEDGEATAAASAVMEQAMTGLMDLTYRKAKPPELPYEFATRWPIPVDDDEVLQARIMSDPVILASGYSVDQSYHNYQKQHSPRTNTITDHSSPHTLSIPNHLLHDMISAWCLDHWDLSPPITPDEGSVPMDSTEKHIERILEKFSGNYASQIEALNQIQELSKTTKGVQPCLAKFPDLIPVLINLRKKYKSSWTRDLEEARLTVILNLTLHRQNREILAGRSELPGALKIIAQKAYSLGRPASSLAKVASVVAILSEFCVFRKRMLDTGGMKMLRDMLKMKDTVVITEAATAILALCTDYESKLSAQVYNVPEMLLKCHLFTDEILRLLDCVPRSPYVFKKICNQALQLVNIIMADHAFGPVTSKGIHSAISLVYDIVERDVGKMKVLKNMEDFKERLRQLSSDRMPMQTMFQVESIISTLSEVFPATTVXRQSQEPSGSYLYSHG, encoded by the exons ATGGCAGACCGGCTTCGCCTCGACATGGAGATAAGGGAGAAGATCAAGGTCAGGCGTGAAGCGGGACGCTTCAGCGTGGGGAGCTCCAACTCCAACTCCTCCACCTGCTCCTCCaatcaagccgccgccgccgacgttgCAAGAAACCAAGAACCCCTCTGCCCGCCGGCTCTGCGAAGCGAGGAATTCTTCCACCACGGATGGGAGGGcaccgccgtcgacgccgccatGGAGCCTGAAGAGCTAGCGGAGAGGATGGAGTCCAGGCGTCACTTGCAACGCGGCTACAGTGGCTTGTTGGGTTCGCCGTCCTCCTCACCGCTGCCATTGCCGCCAAGATTGTGGAGTTCCgcgcccacctctccccggaCGACGCCATGGAGCTCGCTCCATGACCCGCCGGCCGCTCGTGCTGCCGGAACGTCGAGCTCGTCGCCCAGGGACAATGGCCCATCAAGAACTGCAGCCGCCGATGAAGCCAGGTCGAAGCAGCACCCTGCGAAGGGCCCTACGAGGTCTGACTACGTCGCGATGATGCGGACGGCATTGGCCAAGTTCCAAGACGATGCTTCCGCCGAAGAtggcgaggcgacggcggcggcgtcggcggtgatGGAGCAGGCCATGACCGGCCTCATGGACCTCACGTACCGTAAAGCGAAGCCCCCGGAGCTGCCTTACGAGTTCGCTACGAGATGGCCTATTCCTGTTGATGAT GATGAGGTGCTTCAAGCACGAATAATGAGTGATCCTGTTATCTTGGCTTCTGGATAT TCTGTTGATCAATCATACCACAACTACCAAAAACAGCACAGTCCACGGACAAACACAATTACTGATCACTCCTCGCCTCACACTCTCTCTATTCCAAACCATCTTCTCCACGACATGATTTCTGCATGGTGCCTTGACCACTGGGATCTTTCTCCACCTATCACCCCTGATGAAGGCTCCGTTCCAATGGACTCTACAGAGAAACACATTGAACGCATCCTGGAGAAGTTCTCAGGAAATTATGCATCACAAATAGAGGCTCTGAATCAGATCCAGGAACTGTCCAAAACCACCAAAGGAGTGCAACCTTGCCTTGCCAAATTTCCGGACCTGATCCCAGTGCTGATAAATCTTAGGAAGAAATATAAATCGAGTTGGACACGAGATCTTGAGGAAGCGAGGCTCACAGTAATCCTTAATCTGACATTGCACAGGCAAAACAGGGAGATCCTAGCTGGACGGAGTGAATTACCAGGTGCTCTAAAGATAATCGCTCAGAAGGCATACAGTCTTGGTAGGCCAGCATCATCCCTGGCGAAGGTAGCTTCTGTTGTTGCTATCCTGTCAGAATTTTGCGTGTTCAGGAAAAGAATGCTTGATACTGGTGGAATGAAAATGCTTCGAGATATGCTCAAGATGAAGGATACTGTAGTGATAACGGAGGCTGCCACTGCGATCCTTGCACTCTGCACAGACTATGAAAGCAAGCTATCAGCCCAAGTTTATAATGTGCCTGAGATGCTGCTGAAATGCCACTTGTTCACTGATGAGATCCTGCGTCTGCTTGATTGTGTCCCGAGATCCCCTTATGTCTTCAAGAAAATCTGTAATCAGGCTTTGCAATTGGTGAATATCATCATGGCTGATCATGCATTTGGGCCGGTGACCTCTAAGGGCATCCACTCAGCAATTTCCTTGGTCTACGACATTGTTGAGAGGGATGTGGGTAAGATGAAGGTGCTGAAGAACATGGAGGATTTCAAGGAGCGGTTGCGTCAGCTGTCATCAGATAGAATGCCGATGCAGACAATGTTCCAGGTGGAGAGCATAATCAGTACTCTGTCAGAGGTGTTCCCTGCTACTACGGTGTAAAGGCAAAGCCAAGAACCCAGTGGAAGCTACCTTTATTCTCATGGATAG